Proteins encoded together in one Amblyomma americanum isolate KBUSLIRL-KWMA chromosome 1, ASM5285725v1, whole genome shotgun sequence window:
- the LOC144114688 gene encoding uncharacterized protein LOC144114688 isoform X1: MQRLRQWGIVPSGTCEMRIEGYCEANGELLITANVKRRISRNRIVCADGSSYKLVGKFDVISGLRGRIPSRILDKFVHGVPSNWRQVVWGWSRPAENTDAGIYRKDGNNASRKQLCIAQPRSPKKRRDAVLNTPQLRPRTRTKSFRDGSVTEIPNLSTAKTQLTIASGEVKADAFVKDVKVVVEKLPLSSISRLASATGVMKPSYNTASVAPSPVVKTRKQSAESNVPACTRKTRSGRAACLQENDRLTRARKKTATTLDMRRTSASRPPARASAGTGTKTEVCLDTMLSPARSASAWQNLSGDEQGTQGVCEVYRMLEASTPSKLAKRRMQDVPAVRRKISQQRLACAASTPAPSQAKLTGQVPRRWEERSNGQGLRKDDKENEEPKPINARRPSNRNRICSDREVQRAPEVCQAGSGQGVQTRQQSRASTMELGEKRAPRSLCVLPFGHNLNLDSSLNSASSRKETGVLRRGRSSCDIVKKQQAPARTLRTNSNAVISGQHLIHATLAANGTEPPSGKRKLRERSLSGHQDVVASKKNVFSTCKSLPVKRKRAASSSPGMLPGKRRSARILAKAKTAKDVIENQSSARKRKQSEKPKGKVYALSNSANRKYCRQLHKRELGASVGLWQRNRKGESRKEPGINPPDAAKVDGSNITEKAASRPVLPMRVTPKSVQLSTKQEFKNDDKEREKPKSQDSERSSDEKSTCNGHVMEGVPEHKGVGLGASLSECRIAGRSIGPGDELAFESLCTLPARRRLKLDVPHETAAGRQEANVQCRTHTLRSYPVIKQQKPAKTRRRNSSTVINSHHAMFKTGNTQQMSDQQNLGERSLSGHQNAGASSENILCDNQQVPTMRKRAAALSSGMPSKKKTACNSPEVKSAGNAGRKNGSAVSIKRKQSEQLDQQVCSNAANTAHYEPKCPAEARGFACLTENKKVESQKPSKLGATHVSNMGNSRIVKPKAESSPSKKQALASKAQNQDSDKPKAYSSPSKKQALASKAQNQNSDKPKAESSPSKKQALASKDQNQDSDKPKAYSSPSKKKALASKAQNQNSGKPKAYSSPSKKQALASKAQNQNSVKPKAYSNPSKKQALASKAQNQNSDKPKAYSNPSKKQALASKAQNQNSDKPKAKSSPSKKQALASKAQNQNSVKSKSELSPSKKQALASKAQNQDSELKPSRSSPQLTKALLAVTARKGTLKRKAQIRNLADALAANDACDDFYHDRQQTEVIPSNFFEDCWDELSVCRLSGMKTPTLNSPLFSNPRTPMSAASVCSTSTLPSPTAMDAIVQGIQKREKAVALPSITPKPKRKQQNLKTVLEDLQKLEKKLKKSHLKENCADSDEDSEESDSDSDSVFTERPY, from the coding sequence ATGCAGAGGTTGAGACAATGGGGAATCGTGCCGTCTGGCACTTGTGAGATGCGGATCGAGGGATACTGTGAAGCAAATGGCGAGTTGCTGATTACAGCGAACGTTAAGCGCCGCATCAGTCGCAATCGCATCGTATGCGCCGACGGTAGCAGCTACAAGCTTGTTGGAAAGTTCGACGTGATATCAGGCCTTCGAGGAAGAATTCCGTCCAGAATACTCGACAAATTTGTCCATGGTGTACCATCGAACTGGAGACAAGTCGTGTGGGGCTGGTCCAGACCTGCAGAGAACACAGACGCGGGAATCTACCGCAAAGACGGAAACAACGCGAGCCGGAAACAACTCTGCATTGCTCAGCCGCGTTCTCCTAAGAAACGCCGAGACGCAGTGCTCAACACTCCACAGCTCAGACCTCGGACACGGACCAAGAGTTTTCGGGATGGATCTGTTACTGAAATTCCCAATTTGTCGACGGCGAAGACGCAGCTGACGATCGCTAGTGGCGAGGTCAAGGCTGATGCCTTCGTGAAAGATGTTAAAGTTGTTGTCGAGAAACTCCCCCTGTCCAGTATTTCAAGACTGGCTAGTGCTACCGGAGTGATGAAACCCAGTTACAACACCGCTAGTGTCGCGCCCAGCCCAGTGGTGAAAACAAGAAAGCAGTCAGCTGAAAGTAATGTGCCAGCATGCACTCGCAAAACAAGATCGGGACGAGCGGCATgccttcaagaaaatgacagatTAACAAGAGCAAGGAAGAAGACCGCAACAACGTTGGATATGAGACGCACAAGTGCTTCCCGTCCTCCTGCTCGTGCCAGTGCTGGAACTGGTACTAAGACAGAGGTATGTCTTGACACGATGCTCTCGCCTGCACGGTCAGCTAGTGCTTGGCAGAATTTGTCGGGTGATGAGCAAGGCACACAAGGCGTTTGTGAAGTATATAGAATGCTTGAAGCTTCTACACCTAGCAAATTGGCAAAAAGGAGGATGCAAGATGTACCTGCAGTACGTAGAAAGATTTCCCAGCAGAGACTTGCTTGTGCTGCAAGCACACCAGCACCATCTCAAGCCAAGCTGACAGGGCAAGTCCCACGACGATGGGAAGAGCGAAGTAATGGCCAGGGGCTGAGGAAAGATGACAAGGAAAATGAGGAACCCAAACCTATAAACGCTCGAAGGCCTTCCAACAGGAACCGCATCTGCAGTGATCGTGAGGTACAGAGGGCACCCGAGGTATGCCAGGCTGGTAGCGGTCAAGGTGTGCAAACAAGACAACAGTCTAGAGCCAGTACAATGGAATTAGGAGAGAAGCGTGCACCAAGATCATTGTGTGTTCTACCGTTTGGGCACAACTTGAACCTGGACAGTTCCCTAAACTCTGCAAGTAGCAGGAAAGAAACCGGTGTTCTACGCAGAGGCCGCTCATCTTGTGACATTGTTaaaaagcagcaagcaccagctaGAACTCTGAGAACAAACTCTAATGCAGTGATCAGTGGTCAGCATCTGATTCATGCCACGCTTGCTGCAAATGGTACAGAGCCTCCATCAGGCAAGCGAAAATTGAGAGAGAGGAGCTTGTCAGGGCATCAGGATGTGGTTGCAAGCAAGAAGAATGTTTTCTCGACATGCAAAAGTCTGCCAGTGAAAAGAAAACGTGCTGCCTCATCGTCACCTGGAATGTTGCCTGGGAAGAGAAGGTCTGCACGTATTTTGGCTAAAGCTAAAACAGCTAAAGATGTGATCGAAAACCAAAGTAGTGCCAGAAAACGAAAACAATCAGAAAAGCCTAAAGGAAAAGTGTACGCCCTTAGTAACAGTGCTAATAGAAAATATTGCAGACAGCTTCACAAGAGAGAATTGGGTGCCTCTGTTGGACTCTGGCAAAGAAACAGAAAAGGTGAAAGTCGGAAAGAACCCGGTATAAATCCTCCAGATGCAGCAAAAGTGGATGGCAGTAATATCACTGAAAAGGCTGCGTCCAGGCCAGTGCTACCGATGAGAGTCACACCGAAGAGTGTACAGCTAAGTACCAAGCAGGAGTTTAAGAATGATGACAAGGAGAGAGAAAAACCAAAATCTCAAGATAGTGAAAGGTCATCTGATGAAAAGAGCACATGCAATGGTCATGTGATGGAGGGTGTTCCTGAACACAAAGGGGTGGGTCTTGGTGCGTCCCTCAGTGAATGCCGTATTGCAGGCAGAAGCATAGGACCTGGGGATGAGCTTGCATTCGAGTCATTGTGCACTTTGCCTGCGAGGCGCAGGCTAAAGCTGGACGTTCCACATGAGACTGCAGCTGGGAGGCAGGAGGCAAATGTTCAGTGCAGGACCCACACACTGAGAAGTTACCCagtcataaagcagcagaaaccaGCCAAAACTCGACGGAGGAACAGTTCCACTGTGATCAACAGTCATCATGCCATGTTTAAAACAGGAAACACACAACAGATGTCTGACCAGCAAAATTTGGGTGAGAGGAGCTTGTCAGGGCACCAGAATGCAGGTGCAAGCTCAGAGAACATTCTTTGCGATAACCAACAGGTACCAACTATGAGAAAACGTGCTGCCGCATTGTCATCTGGAATGCCTTCAAAGAAGAAGACAGCATGTAATTCTCCTGAAGTGAAAAGTGCAGGCAATGCTGGCAGAAAGAATGGCAGTGCCGTAAGCATAAAACGAAAGCAATCAGAACAGCTTGATCAGCAAGTTTGCAGTAATGCTGCTAATACAGCCCATTATGAACCGAAGTGTCCTGCTGAAGCTCGTGGCTTTGCTTGcctaacagaaaacaaaaaagttgaaagtcagAAACCATCTAAACTAGGTGCTACACATGTATCTAATATGGGCAACAGCAGAATAGTTAAGCCCAAAGCAGAATCAAGTCCAAGCAAAAAGCAAGCCCTGGCCTCCAAAGCCCAAAACCAGGACTCAGACAAGCCCAAAGCATATTCAAGTCCAAGCAAAAAGCAAGCCCTGGCCTCCAAAGCCCAAAACCAGAACTCAGACAAGCCCAAAGCAGAATCAAGTCCAAGCAAAAAGCAAGCCCTGGCTTCCAAAGACCAAAACCAGGACTCAGACAAGCCCAAAGCATATTCAAGTCCAAGCAAAAAGAAAGCCCTGGCCTCCAAAGCCCAAAACCAGAACTCAGGCAAGCCCAAAGCATATTCAAGTCCAAGCAAAAAGCAAGCCCTGGCCTCCAAAGCCCAAAACCAGAACTCAGTCAAGCCCAAAGCATATTCAAATCCAAGCAAAAAGCAAGCCCTGGCCTCCAAAGCCCAGAACCAGAACTCAGACAAGCCCAAAGCATATTCAAATCCAAGCAAAAAGCAAGCCCTGGCCTCCAAAGCCCAGAACCAGAACTCAGACAAGCCCAAAGCAAAATCAAGTCCAAGCAAAAAGCAAGCCCTGGCCTCCAAAGCCCAAAACCAGAACTCAGTCAAGTCCAAATCAGAATTAAGTCCAAGCAAAAAGCAAGCCCTGGCCTCCAAAGCACAAAACCAGGACTCAGAGCTAAAGCCTTCTCGGAGCTCTCCACAACTGACAAAGGCACTACTTGCAGTAACAGCCAGGAAGGGGACTCTAAAACGTAAGGCCCAGATCAGAAACTTGGCGGATGCTCTGGCTGCCAACGATGCATGTGATGATTTTTACCATGACCGTCAGCAAACCGAGGTTATACCAAGCAACTTTTTTGAGGACTGCTGGGATGAGCTGTCTGTTTGCCGACTCTCTGGCATGAAAACACCCACACTTAACTCTCCATTGTTCAGCAATCCAAGGACTCCCATGTCTGCTGCTAGTGTATGCAGTACATCGACACTACCATCTCCAACAGCAATGGATGCTATTGTTCAGGGCATCCAGAAGCGGGAGAAAGCCGTTGCCTTGCCATCCATTACACCAAAGCCTAAACGTAAGCAGCAGAATTTGAAGACAGTGCTTGAAGACCTGCAGAAGCTGGAGAAAAAACTAAAGAAAAGCCATCTCAAGGAAAACTGTGCAGACTCTGATGAGGACTCAGAGGAGTCCGACTCTGATAGTGATAGTGTCTTTACCGAGAGGCCTTACTAG
- the LOC144114688 gene encoding uncharacterized protein LOC144114688 isoform X2, which produces MQRLRQWGIVPSGTCEMRIEGYCEANGELLITANVKRRISRNRIVCADGSSYKLVGKFDVISGLRGRIPSRILDKFVHGVPSNWRQVVWGWSRPAENTDAGIYRKDGNNASRKQLCIAQPRSPKKRRDAVLNTPQLRPRTRTKSFRDGSVTEIPNLSTAKTQLTIASGEVKADAFVKDVKVVVEKLPLSSISRLASATGVMKPSYNTASVAPSPVVKTRKQSAESNVPACTRKTRSGRAACLQENDRLTRARKKTATTLDMRRTSASRPPARASAGTGTKTEVCLDTMLSPARSASAWQNLSGDEQGTQGVCEVYRMLEASTPSKLAKRRMQDVPAVRRKISQQRLACAASTPAPSQAKLTGQVPRRWEERSNGQGLRKDDKENEEPKPINARRPSNRNRICSDREVQRAPEVCQAGSGQGVQTRQQSRASTMELGEKRAPRSLCVLPFGHNLNLDSSLNSASSRKETGVLRRGRSSCDIVKKQQAPARTLRTNSNAVISGQHLIHATLAANGTEPPSGKRKLRERSLSGHQDVVASKKNVFSTCKSLPVKRKRAASSSPGMLPGKRRSARILAKAKTAKDVIENQSSARKRKQSEKPKGKVYALSNSANRKYCRQLHKRELGASVGLWQRNRKGESRKEPGINPPDAAKVDGSNITEKAASRPVLPMRVTPKSVQLSTKQEFKNDDKEREKPKSQDSERSSDEKSTCNGHVMEGVPEHKGVGLGASLSECRIAGRSIGPGDELAFESLCTLPARRRLKLDVPHETAAGRQEANVQCRTHTLRSYPVIKQQKPAKTRRRNSSTVINSHHAMFKTGNTQQMSDQQNLGERSLSGHQNAGASSENILCDNQQVPTMRKRAAALSSGMPSKKKTACNSPEVKSAGNAGRKNGSAVSIKRKQSEQLDQQVCSNAANTAHYEPKCPAEARGFACLTENKKVESQKPSKLGATHVSNMGNSRIVKPKAESSPSKKQALASKAQNQDSDKPKAYSSPSKKQALASKAQNQNSDKPKAESSPSKKQALASKDQNQDSDKPKAYSSPSKKKALASKAQNQNSGKPKAYSSPSKKQALASKAQNQNSVKPKAYSNPSKKQALASKAQNQNSDKPKAKSSPSKKQALASKAQNQNSVKSKSELSPSKKQALASKAQNQDSELKPSRSSPQLTKALLAVTARKGTLKRKAQIRNLADALAANDACDDFYHDRQQTEVIPSNFFEDCWDELSVCRLSGMKTPTLNSPLFSNPRTPMSAASVCSTSTLPSPTAMDAIVQGIQKREKAVALPSITPKPKRKQQNLKTVLEDLQKLEKKLKKSHLKENCADSDEDSEESDSDSDSVFTERPY; this is translated from the exons ATGCAGAGGTTGAGACAATGGGGAATCGTGCCGTCTGGCACTTGTGAGATGCGGATCGAGGGATACTGTGAAGCAAATGGCGAGTTGCTGATTACAGCGAACGTTAAGCGCCGCATCAGTCGCAATCGCATCGTATGCGCCGACGGTAGCAGCTACAAGCTTGTTGGAAAGTTCGACGTGATATCAGGCCTTCGAGGAAGAATTCCGTCCAGAATACTCGACAAATTTGTCCATGGTGTACCATCGAACTGGAGACAAGTCGTGTGGGGCTGGTCCAGACCTGCAGAGAACACAGACGCGGGAATCTACCGCAAAGACGGAAACAACGCGAGCCGGAAACAACTCTGCATTGCTCAGCCGCGTTCTCCTAAGAAACGCCGAGACGCAGTGCTCAACACTCCACAGCTCAGACCTCGGACACGGACCAAGAGTTTTCGGGATGGATCTGTTACTGAAATTCCCAATTTGTCGACGGCGAAGACGCAGCTGACGATCGCTAGTGGCGAGGTCAAGGCTGATGCCTTCGTGAAAGATGTTAAAGTTGTTGTCGAGAAACTCCCCCTGTCCAGTATTTCAAGACTGGCTAGTGCTACCGGAGTGATGAAACCCAGTTACAACACCGCTAGTGTCGCGCCCAGCCCAGTGGTGAAAACAAGAAAGCAGTCAGCTGAAAGTAATGTGCCAGCATGCACTCGCAAAACAAGATCGGGACGAGCGGCATgccttcaagaaaatgacagatTAACAAGAGCAAGGAAGAAGACCGCAACAACGTTGGATATGAGACGCACAAGTGCTTCCCGTCCTCCTGCTCGTGCCAGTGCTGGAACTGGTACTAAGACAGAGGTATGTCTTGACACGATGCTCTCGCCTGCACGGTCAGCTAGTGCTTGGCAGAATTTGTCGGGTGATGAGCAAGGCACACAAGGCGTTTGTGAAGTATATAGAATGCTTGAAGCTTCTACACCTAGCAAATTGGCAAAAAGGAGGATGCAAGATGTACCTGCAGTACGTAGAAAGATTTCCCAGCAGAGACTTGCTTGTGCTGCAAGCACACCAGCACCATCTCAAGCCAAGCTGACAGGGCAAGTCCCACGACGATGGGAAGAGCGAAGTAATGGCCAGGGGCTGAGGAAAGATGACAAGGAAAATGAGGAACCCAAACCTATAAACGCTCGAAGGCCTTCCAACAGGAACCGCATCTGCAGTGATCGTGAGGTACAGAGGGCACCCGAGGTATGCCAGGCTGGTAGCGGTCAAGGTGTGCAAACAAGACAACAGTCTAGAGCCAGTACAATGGAATTAGGAGAGAAGCGTGCACCAAGATCATTGTGTGTTCTACCGTTTGGGCACAACTTGAACCTGGACAGTTCCCTAAACTCTGCAAGTAGCAGGAAAGAAACCGGTGTTCTACGCAGAGGCCGCTCATCTTGTGACATTGTTaaaaagcagcaagcaccagctaGAACTCTGAGAACAAACTCTAATGCAGTGATCAGTGGTCAGCATCTGATTCATGCCACGCTTGCTGCAAATGGTACAGAGCCTCCATCAGGCAAGCGAAAATTGAGAGAGAGGAGCTTGTCAGGGCATCAGGATGTGGTTGCAAGCAAGAAGAATGTTTTCTCGACATGCAAAAGTCTGCCAGTGAAAAGAAAACGTGCTGCCTCATCGTCACCTGGAATGTTGCCTGGGAAGAGAAGGTCTGCACGTATTTTGGCTAAAGCTAAAACAGCTAAAGATGTGATCGAAAACCAAAGTAGTGCCAGAAAACGAAAACAATCAGAAAAGCCTAAAGGAAAAGTGTACGCCCTTAGTAACAGTGCTAATAGAAAATATTGCAGACAGCTTCACAAGAGAGAATTGGGTGCCTCTGTTGGACTCTGGCAAAGAAACAGAAAAGGTGAAAGTCGGAAAGAACCCGGTATAAATCCTCCAGATGCAGCAAAAGTGGATGGCAGTAATATCACTGAAAAGGCTGCGTCCAGGCCAGTGCTACCGATGAGAGTCACACCGAAGAGTGTACAGCTAAGTACCAAGCAGGAGTTTAAGAATGATGACAAGGAGAGAGAAAAACCAAAATCTCAAGATAGTGAAAGGTCATCTGATGAAAAGAGCACATGCAATGGTCATGTGATGGAGGGTGTTCCTGAACACAAAGGGGTGGGTCTTGGTGCGTCCCTCAGTGAATGCCGTATTGCAGGCAGAAGCATAGGACCTGGGGATGAGCTTGCATTCGAGTCATTGTGCACTTTGCCTGCGAGGCGCAGGCTAAAGCTGGACGTTCCACATGAGACTGCAGCTGGGAGGCAGGAGGCAAATGTTCAGTGCAGGACCCACACACTGAGAAGTTACCCagtcataaagcagcagaaaccaGCCAAAACTCGACGGAGGAACAGTTCCACTGTGATCAACAGTCATCATGCCATGTTTAAAACAGGAAACACACAACAGATGTCTGACCAGCAAAATTTGGGTGAGAGGAGCTTGTCAGGGCACCAGAATGCAGGTGCAAGCTCAGAGAACATTCTTTGCGATAACCAACAGGTACCAACTATGAGAAAACGTGCTGCCGCATTGTCATCTGGAATGCCTTCAAAGAAGAAGACAGCATGTAATTCTCCTGAAGTGAAAAGTGCAGGCAATGCTGGCAGAAAGAATGGCAGTGCCGTAAGCATAAAACGAAAGCAATCAGAACAGCTTGATCAGCAAGTTTGCAGTAATGCTGCTAATACAGCCCATTATGAACCGAAGTGTCCTGCTGAAGCTCGTGGCTTTGCTTGcctaacagaaaacaaaaaagttgaaagtcagAAACCATCTAAACTAGGTGCTACACATGTATCTAATATGGGCAACAGCAGAATAGTTAAGCCCAAAGCAGAATCAAGTCCAAGCAAAAAGCAAGCCCTGGCCTCCAAAGCCCAAAACCAGGACTCAGACAAGCCCAAAGCATATTCAAGTCCAAGCAAAAAGCAAGCCCTGGCCTCCAAAGCCCAAAACCAGAACTCAGACAAGCCCAAAGCAGAATCAAGTCCAAGCAAAAAGCAAGCCCTGGCTTCCAAAGACCAAAACCAGGACTCAGACAAGCCCAAAGCATATTCAAGTCCAAGCAAAAAGAAAGCCCTGGCCTCCAAAGCCCAAAACCAGAACTCAGGCAAGCCCAAAGCATATTCAAGTCCAAGCAAAAAGCAAGCCCTGGCCTCCAAAGCCCAAAACCAGAACTCAGTCAAGCCCAAAGCATATTCAAATCCAAGCAAAAAGCAAGCCCTGGC CTCCAAAGCCCAGAACCAGAACTCAGACAAGCCCAAAGCAAAATCAAGTCCAAGCAAAAAGCAAGCCCTGGCCTCCAAAGCCCAAAACCAGAACTCAGTCAAGTCCAAATCAGAATTAAGTCCAAGCAAAAAGCAAGCCCTGGCCTCCAAAGCACAAAACCAGGACTCAGAGCTAAAGCCTTCTCGGAGCTCTCCACAACTGACAAAGGCACTACTTGCAGTAACAGCCAGGAAGGGGACTCTAAAACGTAAGGCCCAGATCAGAAACTTGGCGGATGCTCTGGCTGCCAACGATGCATGTGATGATTTTTACCATGACCGTCAGCAAACCGAGGTTATACCAAGCAACTTTTTTGAGGACTGCTGGGATGAGCTGTCTGTTTGCCGACTCTCTGGCATGAAAACACCCACACTTAACTCTCCATTGTTCAGCAATCCAAGGACTCCCATGTCTGCTGCTAGTGTATGCAGTACATCGACACTACCATCTCCAACAGCAATGGATGCTATTGTTCAGGGCATCCAGAAGCGGGAGAAAGCCGTTGCCTTGCCATCCATTACACCAAAGCCTAAACGTAAGCAGCAGAATTTGAAGACAGTGCTTGAAGACCTGCAGAAGCTGGAGAAAAAACTAAAGAAAAGCCATCTCAAGGAAAACTGTGCAGACTCTGATGAGGACTCAGAGGAGTCCGACTCTGATAGTGATAGTGTCTTTACCGAGAGGCCTTACTAG